TTAAGAcatataatctttaaaaaaaataaataaataaaaataaaaaaaacacttaagcATCATTGTATATAAGTGACTACATGAAAATTACAGGTCTCTATGCAAGGCCAGGCCCTAGCCTTTGAGACTGATTAACTGTTAAGGGTGACATCTAAGTGTGTGAGAGCAACCACTTCTTTTGGCCTCACTGTCCTCGAGACGAGACTGATTGTGATCATAGCTCAGtgtgaggagaaagaaaagaaaaagaaaaagaaaaagaaaaaaaaaaaaaaaaaaacgatgccACTTTCTTAAAGTGGGATCATGAATTTAAGAGCGGTGCCGCCTCGTGCTGTTATTACGGACTCTCTAAAATGCCACCCATAAAGTCTTGAACACAGATCTTGCATGGCTGCAGAGAAACAGGGCTAAATCCAGCCATactagagaaaaagaaaatccctctaaaacatttcaaaaaaaaaaatcgtgtcTGCTGTCACGGGGGCGCAGACACACAGGAGGGAGTCTCCATTCACAGGCCATACGAGGACACCAGTAAAGCAGACAGACATGCTGACcacaggagagagacagagagagggaatggGTGAGTTTGTATATGAGCGTAAGGGTTATCAAAGCATCCCTGAGGTTTTGTCCCAAGGCAAGTCAGCAAGTTCACTCGGCAGACGTCTGGCAGGGCAGGATCGTAAGCAGCACAGAAATTCTAATCTACAGCTCTTTTTCCAATTCAGCAGCAGGAGGGTGGTCATGAAATGCCTCAAATCCAAATCATATAGACCATGATGGGGATTATTGTTTGAGGATGCGCCTGTGCTCACCATCCCAgatatgtaaattaaaaatatactgaTTCAGTAGAACCATCAGAGCAATACTGGCCTGAAACTTTGGATCGGTATTGGGACTGATCAAGTACTCAATAGATAAAATATACGAGTACTTGACTCCCCAAATTTCTGAAGGAAGGGGGATGATTTTGCAgcgtttttatttatattatattaaccaTGTTTTGTCTTTGCGTTCTCAACGTACAGTTCAGCCTTTAGCTGTGCTGTTTTTTCAATTGAGTCAACAAAAGCGTCATACGCATCATACGAATTCCTCACTGTCGCAAACCATTCGTTAATACGTCAAGTCAATAAACACAGCCAAGAACATGGCCAAGAACCGCCTTCAAAGGAAAAGGCCATTTGAATGACATGGTATATCTCTTTAACTCATGACTAACTGCTTCAAACAAAACGTTAATaacctttaaatcttttttcAATCCACTGCCTATACGCAATATGCTAAAAAGCTCATTGTTTAACAGTGTTGAAAATGTTTTGCGCATTTTTGAAGCACTGGGTAGCTAGGTGTGGTACAGGTATGGCCTAGAATAAGGCTCGATTCTGTCCTAATGTAACCAATCACGTTTTTATAATGAAGGTTACAGCTTCATTTCTCGTAAGATTTAagttttattgattgattgaagtTTTGCGTTGACACTAGACAGTCAATGTAAAATGtgtccaaccatccatccatacaagtttccatcaatccatccatccaagtttccatccatccattccttCAAGTTTGTAACCAAgtttttatccatccatccaaatttccatccattcttccatttatcattctatccatccatccatccaagtTTCCATCCAGCCATCCCTCCTTTCAagtttccatccatccatccatccatccagattTCCATCCATCCCTCTATCTAAGGTTGCATCTACCCATCCAATTtggcatccatccatccatccaagtttccatccatccattcatccaagTTTCCACCCATTCATCCAAgtttccatccattcatccaagTTTCCACCCATTCATCAGTCCTAATTACTCACTGTTGTCATCTGTCATTTCCAAATTAGTATTAGATTTCAAcatgtattatgtattttttctgtGAACTTGTGTCATGTTGACTGACAACGCAGAACTCAGGACACACATTCTCTTGAATCAGAGAGTCATCACGACGGTGATTTCCCACCATATAGTCACAACGTCTGCAGAGAGCAGGCTAGGGTATTGCGAGGAGCTCGGACAATGGTattgcacaaaaaaataaaaaagaaatgcgATCAGTTCTTCCATCTGTAAATGTTTGCtgtcttaaaaagaaaattgagCATAAAATCTGATCAAAACAAAAAGCTGCTTTGAGGCtgtaatgggggaaaaaacaggcGTAcataaaaatgagagaaattaGCAAGAGGAAATCTCACATAAGTTAactatttaatttgatttgagAAATGACTGATTCTTTCCTCATAATCCTGCTCATCGAGGAGGGGGAAAATCGAGTTAAACGAGAGGTTTAGCGACTTTGAGTTCCGTGTGGGATGCTTAATACAACTTAATCCACAAAAGAGAGGAAATCTCCTCTGCTTCCCCAATTCATTCACTCCCTTTCAAAATCATATAAAATCAGCACTAATTGTATTGGCCGAGGAGCGGAGGAGCGTCAGGAGCAGATTGTACGGCTCCTTTAAGACCATCATGCTGAACTCTATAGAGCAAGGCAGGGCACCCAGAGTTCAGCCAAACtttcagccacacacacacacacacacacacacacacacacacacacacacacacacacacacacacacacaattcattcCCAGTGATCAGTGACTTATTAACATGTTGTATACTTACACTCACATATTAGGATACTATATCTTCAAACCCAGCAGCAGGTTTTAGTGTGTGAAATGACACTTAAAATGACACTGTAATTGTTGAGCTTTTAAGCTATAGTTCAGTGCAACTCTTAATCAAGGCTTCATTCAGCTAATATGACCACTACAGCCCTTAAAAACTATGTATATGTGCATTTCTCATCTAGCAAGAGAGAGCGAATTACACTGTACAGATGAAATGGAGATTTTGGATACACTGCCTTAGTGAAACCTCTCAAACTGCCCAGGAGATCCTGCTAAGGcaagatagagagaaacagacaaacagcTGGCCTCAGCAGCAATTAGAGAGAAAGACCTCATTTATAAAGATTATATGCTATATAAATGGGGATTACATTCAGTGTAAATGCACCCAAGAGGCGTTTAAACcagatttaaatgaaaacatcCAGATTCCGTACGAGTGTTAAAACATCCATGTCTCTAACCCATATTTAACAACCAAATCCCCTCCTAATATAAATAAGGAATGAAACCACCATGATGGTGTgcagtgttataggaaaataatcaaagctgGTGTGGTGTGACAAAACTAGACATAagtttttatcctttttatccatttatagttgcatttagtTGTGGAATGTTTGCAAGACAAATTCATTCCTGTTATCAAACATGTtgaagcagctataaacagtggttcAAACAGcagtctctctttatttcccctctctttaagttaatgagacaaagcaTGCAGTTTGTCAAGTTTTCAAGAAAATGGactctgccctgaagactttctcatgatggaaaacctactgattgttacaaagctctgacgccttccataaatgttaaacgtctccttacagaaagtttcaccatatcATCGATTATACGATTggtttctgtgtctgtttatgATGAGCCTTACAGGTCTCTGGGAATGAGTTGTTACAATggcgtattagaacgagcacattaatataaacccgtgatttgaattacagccagaaatACTGTCATAGATGCcattatagaaaactaatcaacaccttctgaccaaccagaatCGAGAATACATAAAACACATGGCCCATGTAGTTACACAGATTTTTTAATCTCTTCTTATTTTACACAAATAAGAAGAGAGCAAGCCGCAAACTACTTACAGAAAGAAGGGGAGCTTCAAATGAACCTATTTGcttattacaatattaatttATGACACATCACCTGGAGGCGAATTTCACTCAAGTCCAAGTGCAAGACAAAATCTTATCGTGATACAATCCACATAAAACTACTAGGTGTAAACAGATTTATAGACAATGACTCGAAGCTTCTAACACTCCCTGATTTGTGACTCAAACATGTAAGCATGTGCAGCTTCTCTGAATGTAGTAGATATAGGAGCCAAgagaatattttaaaagtgaagCTGAATAACCATAAAGTCTAACATTCAGCTTAAACATTCTAACCTTAGATCACCTGGCTCAAGCAACTGCACCAGATTGTCACTGTTCATCTTAAAAAACACTTGGTTAACAAAAACAAGCTGGTGTCACAGCTTGAAATCACCAAATACACGCCTTTACGCTGCCACACTCATACATATCAGATACAGATGCGGATTAAACAGttgttgatttggtgaagttttctatgaggagatatttatttagcatttttggaaggagtctccagtgtcaaatgCTGTAAATCTGTAAGTTTACGTTTTCTActgcaggaaagtcttcagactGGAAAggtttttgcagtttctcagtaacctGTCAAGAtgcatgtttgtatttgtgtttgtcagataaaaagtgtcattctttaattaataaaaattgtaatagttggctGTGTGCCGTGGTATAAGaaatgttattggaaaataatcaactccagaaCGGCAATGGTAACTCGGACAGCATCTCAGCACCCTGtcgttaatttatttttctaaaacagcacgCCACCGAGTGTTTGACTGCTTACTTAGAGTccccagtgtcagcgctttgtaacagagagagataaagctgtaaatcATAGGAAAAAGGAGTCTGTGTACTTTCTCATTAAAATGACACGCTGCATTACCTCCAAAAGAGAGGTGAGGgtaggactgtttatagctgttataacgttagtgataacaggaacctgtTTCTTGGATGTTTGGCAACATAAACGGATACTATAAAgagctataaatggatgaaaagtatgatTTGGAAACGTCATGCTttaatctacaaaaaaaattggcaaactgctgtggtataaaaggaatacaCTTCAtcacatgctgttaaaggaaagtAATCAAATTTAGGCTAGTAACAACTATAATATAATGATTGacaattttcctataacagcacatcctgaagtgttttattccttatagaACTGATCACTAAAATGCCATGCAAATGTTAAATTTCATTCTGACACCAGAATTACAGCAAATCATTCCTGTTTGTATGCTGCTTTATGTAGGAGAGTTTTCACTTCATTTGAGCATGACTGTGACCCCTGAAGGCAATGACGAATGCCGACTTGTTAAACTGGTCCTCCAGTGTACTACTCCAGATTCAAGTCTGTGAGGTTATATCAATCTATACAACACAAAAGTCTCAGTGTACAGAAGATGGTTTGCTCCGCCATCTAGTGACGCTGGCAGTGTAAACAATTAATGTCACGTTTTCAGAACCGCAGCTATTTACTACGCAGATTGGGGGTCTTTCTCAttcttttagtgttttcctcacttatataagaaaaaaaacacacaaacaggaggAATTGAGGACAATCCTAATAACCAAATGAAGCATCACTTTAAACCAACTTCACTTATTACACAGCTGCATCGCCTTTCACCGGCCATAATGAATCTTCATATACACAATATGATGTGATTACACACTGAATGGACAAGTATCTCAAATGGTTTCTCATTTAAATACTATTACTATAATTCTGTATTTGtggtcatcatcatcatattgtTTATAGATTTTAAAGAATTGAAATGTCTTCAGAGCTTGTGGACTTTAGTCGCTTTCTGGGCTGAAAGAGGTAGTCGTAGTAATGAGAGCACTGGGATGCAACCTTGGGGAGAGCCGAGGTAGAAGAATGGCTAGAGTGCCATCTTGTGTCACTAACTGGAATCACAATCCCTATAGGTGAGTAAGTGTAGGACTAGAAACTCTAGGGAGCTCCTGATACAACTCGATTTCACTTCAAGATGttaaatcagttttaataatttaagcACCTTGAGGTTTGATTTTTACAGCTGACATTATTAGTTTTCCAGTATATCCACCTGTAGCTTTAACCATCATGAATATGCCATTTAACCAATAAGCTGATGCCATTCGGTATTTAGAACTGGGTGGATTTGGGATTTAGTAATGGACAAATTTGGGATTTAAAATTGGGCTGATTGGGCAGATTTGGGATTTAGGACTGGGTGAATATAAGATTGGGCGGATTTGGGATTTAGGACTGGGTGAATTTGGGATTGGGCGGATTTGGGATTGGGCAGATTTGGGATTTAGGATTGGGTGAATTTAAGATTGGGCAGATTTGGGTTTAGGTGGATTTGGGATTGGGAAGATTTGGGATTTAGGATTGGGTGGATTTTGTTCATTAAACACAGAATCTCTTCAGAATCGCAATGAATTTGAAAACCAAATCACAACAAAATGCAATTAGTACTTATGATTAGTAATATtatgagaaaacacacactctctcataccTGAATTCCGGAGGTTGTGAAGTAGGGGATCTCAAACTTTACGCTAATTGGTGGCTTTCCTTCTTTATCCTCAGCTTCCACACTAGGCAGCCCGAAGTGCGCTCTCATCAGATATTCCTTACCTCcctgtgagagagacagagagagaaacaaagtaAATGCACTtagaatttaaaacaaatgttacACAGCAGCAGGAAGTGCATAATGACTAGTGTGTAaaattgtgcatgtgtgtgtgtgtgtgtgagagagagagaacactcaTGTACTTACAGGGAAAGATTTAATGGACCAGACGATCTCGCTGTTCTCAGGGACCCACTTCACGCTCCCCACTGTGGTCTTAAACTTGGGCGAGTCTGCGTCCGTGGGCACTGGGATATGGATTTCCACATTATTGGCTGTAGAGCGGCGTTTAAATTGCGATTTGGCCTGAAACACCGGAATCTGGGTTAGGCTGGATATTGCATTCCAACTTCAGACACTAAAATTCATCTGGAGATTGTTTGGGCTGTCATTATGctttaaaatatagaaaatcaGTTTAATGAATCCTGCCAAGTCTAGTGAAAttaatgtatttctttattacGACTAATTCGACAGCCTGGGAGTAGCATCAGAAGAAACATGATCACCTATAAACCTTAGCCAAATGCATGAGATGGACAACAGCTGTGTGTCTTCTCGATAGAGgggggaaaaggaaaaagagaaaaagaaaaagaaagaaaaaaaaaaaaagaaatcacttcTGACCTTTATCATGTACTCGATTCTGCTGTGTGAATGCTTCTCAATCACAGACTCAATCCAGATAAGGGGCTTCACCTAGAAAGTGCAGAGGTCATCATAAGGTATATAAAAGTCATCATTTTACAGCATGAAAAATCGGAGGTGTGTGCGTGAGCGGGCGTACGCACGTGTGTGTTAAGACGGTACGACATGAGCTCAAACTCTCCATCTGGAGGGATGAAGGAGATGGTGCGGTCGTTCTCAAAGCGGGACAGCCGTACACACTGGTGGAACTTCACATCCTCCAGCTCTACAGACTTACTCTTCCCTCCTGAggatgacaaagaaaaaaataaaacgggTTAGCCAGAGACAAAGATATCTATACACAACCACATGTCAtttctgaaattattattattattattatacaggtGTGAGtaaagcattaaatgtaactgactACTGTGAAGCCAAATGACTCTTTCCCAGATGTGCTGATAATTTACCAAAGAGAGACATTATTAATTGAGGAATCTAGAATATACACCAAGTTTAACATGAATCTATTAATACACTGGTGAACAGGTGTAAATACAAGGGTTGTGCAATATATGATCTCGATAACACGATTAGCTACCTCATAACACACTTTTTATATGAGCTTATATGCcctataaattaatatttactttcataaataatttcttcttatataataattaatttaattaaatattaaataaatattgtatataccTACTgacttttaaacagaaatacacaTCATCTAcggtgaaaatatttttatgtctcATACTACacagttttttcttcttctctcatttgccccagaaagaaaagcaaactcACGTCCAGTGTTTTCGAACAGGACCTTGTCGTTAAGGCCCAGACGCAGCTCAGGCATGCCCGAAAGAAACACTCGCATTTTAATGGAGCCCACGATCTCACTGCGGAGGACGTTTCCATTGGCACTGACCTGCGAAGACATGAAAAGTACATTTACTTGTCTGGGCAgcatctacattttttttgctaaaaaggATTTCTGGCAGGAGAAATATTCAGCACACAAACCTGTATCATTATAGGTCATGAGTTCTTCTCAGCCTAGATAAAGCCGTGAGTAGCCAGGCTACTATAAAGCTACATAAATCTGCCTGTGAGACCCTATCATATTAACCCTTGAGAAAGAATTCTGGTGACTCAGATTTTCTAATGAGGCTTTCAGGGACAGTTGTGCCACTAGGATTTGGATTTCAGAAATCTAATTCTATTCAAgtctttttgtttaattgtgcAGGAAGatttgaagtaaatgttttttcatcctaatcaAATTAGACTTAAAATTAATCTAGAAAATATGTGCAAAACCCAAGTTTGACTGCATTTCAAATTCAGTGCATCAAATTTAGGGTAAATATCTATGCAGagcacttcagaaaaaaaaaattttcaaaaattatttcagccaatcagcagccATGAAAAGGCTAAGTGCATCATGGTACATCTAAATTTGATACGCTGAATTCGCAATGTTGTGCTGacaaacttttttattttgcactgaagtatttaaaaaaaacaaacaaaaaaaaaaaaacaaaaaaaaaaacctcagtttCACAACATTCAAATCCAAATCCTTTCATATTGTTGTGGCATGTATCCATGGCAACAATATAGTGCACtgaaaactatacatttaaaataactgaTTATTGGTACATGTCTAAACGAGAATAGAACAGAGACGAAAATGGTAGGAGGAAATCCAGCTGAACGGTAATCACTAACGATGCTCTTTTACACCACACTGTTCTCTTCGCAGTGatggatttgtgtgtttgtttccagAAGCAGAAGTAGAGTCTAAAAGTGCCAGTGTCCGTTCTAAAAACAGCGCACCTACCAGAAGATTGACGGACTCGATGACGTCCAGGAAAACCTCGTTCTTCCTGTACTTGATGCCCTCTGACCTCCAGGACACAGCGTTGGTGACCGTGGCGGGTGGACGAGGAGCTCCCGTGTCTAACTTGTGCCCCTCTTGTGTGATGTATCTgaacaaacacagacattaaGACGATAAATAACTGCAATGTCCAAAACTgtcaaaacacatgaaaaagtCACCAGAGGGTCAGGAACCAATTCTGGAGAATTTTGGGGTTAAGAACATCTGTAACACGTTAAACAACATTAAAGACagataaagagtgtgtgatgcATGATGTGATACTGACTCCTGCAGGATTTTGCTGTCTGTCGTCTGTGGATAGCCGAAATCCATGAGCTCGTCCAGCAGCTCGTAAATGATAACAAAGTTATCTCGGATGctctcctcctccagctccttaAAATACTCAGAGAAAACCTGACACCACAAACAACAATTAGACAAAACACACTATTATATCTACACAATCTTATATCTACGTATCTTATGTACAATACACGTACCTGCACGATTTTATACAGGAAAGAGAAAACCAAAGAGACACAGGCATTTTTCTTAGATGTAGCAACAACTAGACACAGAGTTAAAGGAAACCACAAGTCCTTAACGTCAAAAGGTGCAAAATCCacatacactgttttttttaatgcaaatggGAAGTTACAGCTACAAGCTGtaagtcataacaggaactaacttgtcttgtggatgtttGACAACTAGACATCTCAGTTGGAGCACCAGaccacgttttcttttacaatgtttaaaagttaaaatgtttttttttaactgaagcccTTCTTATATCATTTATTGTATTTGCTATATAATATtcaaagtataaatataataaaagcaagcctaacaaaagaaaaatgagtctctttacatgtaaatatttccagttccagtgctgttttagaaaaataatcaacttcaaggtggtaacagtaactctgccgagcctcatcatgttttattcattacgtAAGGAGCAGCTTGTCCcaacattatcattattacgTTATGCAGCTCTAGTGCATTTGTGAGATTCTCTATATTaggagccatttttt
The genomic region above belongs to Pangasianodon hypophthalmus isolate fPanHyp1 chromosome 21, fPanHyp1.pri, whole genome shotgun sequence and contains:
- the ap1m1 gene encoding AP-1 complex subunit mu-1; the protein is MSASAVYVLDLKGKVLICRNYRGDVDMSEIEHFMTLLMDKEEEGTLSPILAHGGVRFMWIKHNNLYLVATSKKNACVSLVFSFLYKIVQVFSEYFKELEEESIRDNFVIIYELLDELMDFGYPQTTDSKILQEYITQEGHKLDTGAPRPPATVTNAVSWRSEGIKYRKNEVFLDVIESVNLLVSANGNVLRSEIVGSIKMRVFLSGMPELRLGLNDKVLFENTGRGKSKSVELEDVKFHQCVRLSRFENDRTISFIPPDGEFELMSYRLNTHVKPLIWIESVIEKHSHSRIEYMIKAKSQFKRRSTANNVEIHIPVPTDADSPKFKTTVGSVKWVPENSEIVWSIKSFPGGKEYLMRAHFGLPSVEAEDKEGKPPISVKFEIPYFTTSGIQVRYLKIIEKSGYQALPWVRYITQNGDYQLRTQ